From one Streptomyces mobaraensis genomic stretch:
- a CDS encoding LacI family DNA-binding transcriptional regulator — MAKVTRDDVARLAGTSTAVVSYVINNGPRPVAPATRERVLAAIKELGYRPDRVAQAMASRRTDLIGLIVPDARQPFFAEMAHAVEQAAAERGKMVLVGNSDYLDEREVHYLRAFLGMRVSGLILISQGPSEHAAIEIDAWDARVVLMHRRPDAIDDVAVVTDDIGGAQLATRHLLEHGHPYVACLGGTEHTPAVGDPVTDHVEGWRRAMREAGRSTEGRLFHAPYNRYDAYKVALDLLSGPDRPPAVVCATDDQAIGVLRAARELRIDVPGELAVAGFDDVKEAALTDPPLTTVASDRQAMARSAVDLVLDDGLRFAGTRRERLKQFPSALVVRRSCGCGGE, encoded by the coding sequence GTGGCCAAGGTGACGCGGGACGATGTGGCGAGACTGGCGGGGACATCCACCGCGGTGGTCAGCTACGTCATCAACAATGGACCGCGCCCGGTGGCACCGGCGACGCGGGAGCGGGTGCTGGCCGCGATCAAGGAGCTCGGCTACCGGCCGGACCGGGTGGCCCAGGCGATGGCCTCCCGTCGGACGGACCTCATAGGCCTGATCGTCCCGGACGCCCGCCAGCCCTTCTTCGCGGAGATGGCGCACGCGGTCGAACAGGCCGCGGCGGAGCGCGGCAAGATGGTCCTCGTCGGAAACTCCGACTACCTCGACGAACGCGAGGTGCACTACCTGCGGGCCTTCCTGGGCATGCGGGTCTCCGGCCTCATCCTGATCAGCCAGGGCCCGAGCGAGCACGCCGCCATAGAGATCGACGCGTGGGACGCCCGCGTGGTCCTCATGCACCGCCGCCCCGACGCGATCGACGACGTGGCCGTGGTGACGGACGACATCGGCGGCGCCCAGCTCGCCACCCGGCACCTCCTGGAGCACGGCCACCCCTACGTCGCCTGCCTCGGCGGCACCGAGCACACCCCGGCCGTCGGCGACCCGGTCACCGACCACGTCGAGGGCTGGCGCCGGGCGATGCGCGAGGCCGGCCGGTCCACCGAGGGCCGCCTCTTCCACGCCCCCTACAACCGCTACGACGCCTACAAGGTCGCCCTGGACCTGCTCTCCGGCCCGGACCGCCCGCCCGCCGTCGTCTGCGCCACCGACGACCAGGCCATCGGCGTGCTGCGCGCGGCCCGGGAGCTGCGCATCGACGTCCCCGGCGAGCTGGCCGTCGCCGGCTTCGACGACGTCAAGGAGGCGGCGCTCACCGACCCGCCGCTGACCACCGTGGCCTCCGACCGGCAGGCGATGGCCCGCTCGGCCGTCGACCTGGTGCTGGACGACGGCCTGCGGTTCGCGGGCACGCGGCGGGAGCGGCTGAAGCAGTTCCCCTCGGCGCTGGTCGTCCGGCGGTCGTGCGGGTGCGGCGGGGAGTAG
- a CDS encoding winged helix-turn-helix transcriptional regulator, whose product MSSLLLLTNALQPSAEVLPALGLLLHSVRVAPAEGPALVDVPGADVILIDGRRDLPHIRSLCQLLRSTGPGCPLLLVVTEGGLAAVTADWGVDDVLLDTAGPAEVEARLRLAMGRQQISTDDSPMEIRTGDLSVDEATYSAKLKGQVLDLTFKEFELLKYLAQHPGRVFTRAQLLQEVWGYDYFGGTRTVDVHVRRLRAKLGPEHESLIGTVRNVGYRFVLPEKPDKSEKADASAPAAERVAEPPARTPAAEAPAPGRTKSPRPAKR is encoded by the coding sequence ATGAGCTCCCTTCTGCTGCTGACCAATGCCCTCCAGCCCTCCGCCGAGGTGCTGCCCGCGCTCGGGCTGCTGCTGCACAGCGTCCGCGTCGCTCCCGCCGAGGGCCCCGCGCTGGTGGACGTGCCCGGAGCCGACGTCATACTGATCGACGGCCGGCGGGACCTCCCGCACATCCGCAGCCTCTGCCAGCTGCTGCGCTCCACCGGCCCCGGCTGCCCGCTGCTCCTCGTCGTCACCGAGGGCGGCCTGGCCGCCGTGACCGCCGACTGGGGCGTGGACGACGTCCTCCTCGACACCGCCGGTCCCGCCGAGGTGGAGGCCCGGCTGCGGCTGGCGATGGGCCGGCAGCAGATCTCGACGGACGACAGCCCCATGGAGATCCGCACCGGCGACCTGTCCGTGGACGAGGCGACGTACAGCGCCAAGCTCAAGGGACAGGTACTGGACCTCACCTTCAAGGAGTTCGAGCTGCTGAAGTACCTGGCCCAGCACCCGGGCCGGGTCTTCACCAGGGCTCAGCTCCTCCAGGAGGTCTGGGGCTACGACTATTTCGGCGGCACCCGGACCGTGGACGTCCATGTGCGGCGGCTGCGGGCGAAGCTCGGGCCCGAGCACGAGTCGCTGATCGGGACCGTCCGGAACGTCGGTTACCGGTTCGTGCTGCCGGAGAAACCGGACAAGAGCGAGAAGGCGGACGCTTCCGCTCCGGCGGCCGAACGGGTGGCGGAGCCGCCGGCGCGGACCCCCGCCGCGGAGGCGCCGGCCCCCGGCCGAACAAAGAGTCCGCGACCGGCCAAACGGTAG
- a CDS encoding alpha/beta hydrolase family protein codes for MTFPGADDFARPCVSSITSGGHRIVLLTADGVRVEAAHQPGPPPSGKGPRPPAVVLAHGFTGALDRPALRRAAGVFAQHTGVITFSFRGHGRSGGHSTVGDREVLDLAAAVGWARRLGYERVATVGFSMGGSVALRHGGLYLPETGREHEGRTGAHADMVVSVSAPARWFYRGTAPMRRLHWAVTRPAGRAVARWALRTRVHSGEWDPVPVPPVAAVRLIGPRRVLIVHGDRDPYFPLEHGRALAAAGDPAATELWIEPGFGHAEAAAPDGLMRRIARWVVEG; via the coding sequence ATGACTTTCCCGGGCGCCGACGACTTTGCCCGACCTTGTGTTTCGTCGATCACTTCGGGTGGTCATCGCATCGTCCTCTTGACAGCCGACGGAGTGCGGGTGGAGGCCGCCCACCAGCCCGGACCACCGCCGTCCGGGAAGGGCCCGCGGCCCCCGGCCGTCGTGCTCGCGCACGGCTTCACGGGAGCCCTGGACCGGCCCGCGCTGCGCCGGGCGGCCGGGGTGTTCGCCCAGCACACGGGCGTGATCACGTTCTCGTTCCGGGGACACGGCCGTTCGGGTGGGCACTCCACCGTCGGCGACCGGGAGGTGCTGGACCTGGCCGCGGCGGTCGGCTGGGCCCGGCGGCTGGGGTACGAGCGGGTGGCGACGGTCGGCTTCTCGATGGGCGGATCCGTGGCACTGCGCCACGGTGGCCTGTACCTCCCGGAGACCGGCCGAGAGCACGAGGGGCGCACGGGGGCACACGCCGACATGGTGGTGTCGGTGAGCGCGCCCGCCCGCTGGTTCTACCGGGGGACGGCCCCGATGCGGCGGCTGCACTGGGCGGTGACCCGGCCGGCCGGGCGGGCGGTGGCCCGCTGGGCGCTGCGCACGCGGGTGCACTCCGGCGAGTGGGATCCGGTGCCGGTGCCGCCGGTGGCGGCGGTGCGGTTGATCGGGCCTCGGCGGGTGCTGATCGTGCACGGGGATCGGGATCCGTACTTCCCGCTGGAGCATGGGCGGGCGCTCGCGGCGGCCGGGGATCCGGCGGCCACGGAGCTGTGGATCGAACCGGGGTTCGGCCATGCGGAGGCGGCTGCGCCGGACGGGTTGATGCGGCGGATCGCCCGGTGGGTGGTCGAGGGGTAG